One window of the Tetragenococcus koreensis genome contains the following:
- the rpmF gene encoding 50S ribosomal protein L32 produces the protein MAVPARKTSKSKKAKRRTHHKIMTNGLNECPNCGEMKKSHHVCANCGYYDGKDVTAKEEA, from the coding sequence ATGGCAGTACCAGCTAGAAAAACTTCAAAATCAAAAAAAGCAAAACGCCGTACACATCATAAAATAATGACAAACGGGTTAAATGAATGCCCAAATTGTGGTGAAATGAAAAAAAGCCACCACGTATGTGCAAATTGTGGCTACTATGATGGTAAAGATGTTACCGCAAAAGAAGAAGCATAG
- the gndA gene encoding NADP-dependent phosphogluconate dehydrogenase, giving the protein MTKQQVGVVGMAVMGKNLALNIESRGYSVALYNRTGSKTEDVIQEHPDKNLKGTYSVEEFVQAIEKPRRILLMVKAGKGTDATIQALLPHLDQGDVLIDGGNTFFENTMRRNAELADSGINFIGTGVSGGEEGALKGPSIMPGGQKEAYDLVAPILERIAAKADDGTPCVTYIGPNGAGHYVKMVHNGIEYGDMQLIAESYDLMKNVLGLSVEEMADIFAEWNQGELDSYLIDITAEVLTRKDDEGTGKPIVDVILDAAGNKGTGKWTSQSSLDLGVPLPLITESVFARYISAYKEERVQASQVLKKTPEYSYTGDKKDLIEKIRQALYFSKIMSYAQGFAQLRAASKEYEWDLPFGEIAKIWRAGCIIRAQFLQKITDAYDKNPTIDNLLLDDYFKDIAEKYQQSVRDVIAVAVQAGVPVPALSSAIAYFDSYRAEKLPANLIQAQRDYFGAHTYERVDKEGIFHYSWYDEQ; this is encoded by the coding sequence ATGACAAAACAACAAGTTGGCGTTGTCGGTATGGCCGTGATGGGGAAAAACTTGGCCTTAAATATTGAAAGCCGCGGATATTCCGTCGCGCTATATAATCGTACTGGCTCTAAAACAGAAGATGTGATTCAAGAACATCCAGATAAAAATTTAAAGGGTACGTATAGCGTGGAAGAATTTGTTCAGGCGATCGAAAAGCCTCGTCGCATCCTCTTAATGGTCAAAGCTGGTAAAGGTACTGACGCGACAATTCAAGCGCTTCTGCCTCACCTAGACCAAGGCGATGTATTAATCGATGGTGGGAATACATTTTTTGAAAATACCATGCGCAGAAATGCTGAATTGGCCGATTCAGGGATTAATTTCATCGGTACCGGCGTTTCTGGCGGCGAAGAAGGCGCACTAAAGGGTCCTTCGATTATGCCAGGTGGACAAAAAGAAGCGTATGATTTAGTGGCACCAATCCTAGAAAGGATTGCTGCCAAAGCTGACGATGGGACGCCTTGCGTGACGTATATTGGCCCGAATGGCGCTGGCCACTATGTGAAAATGGTCCATAACGGTATTGAGTATGGTGACATGCAATTAATCGCTGAATCCTATGATTTAATGAAAAATGTGCTAGGTTTATCGGTTGAAGAAATGGCTGATATTTTTGCAGAGTGGAATCAAGGTGAATTGGATAGCTACTTGATTGATATTACTGCAGAAGTTTTAACACGTAAAGATGATGAAGGCACAGGGAAACCTATTGTGGATGTGATCTTAGATGCAGCAGGCAATAAAGGTACCGGAAAATGGACTAGTCAAAGCTCATTGGATTTAGGTGTGCCGTTGCCATTGATTACTGAATCTGTTTTTGCTCGTTATATTTCAGCTTACAAAGAAGAACGTGTGCAAGCGAGCCAAGTGTTAAAGAAAACGCCAGAATATTCTTATACAGGCGATAAAAAAGATTTGATTGAAAAAATTCGCCAAGCCCTATATTTCAGTAAAATTATGAGTTATGCGCAAGGATTCGCACAACTTCGGGCAGCTTCTAAAGAGTATGAATGGGATCTGCCATTTGGTGAAATCGCGAAAATTTGGCGCGCTGGCTGTATTATTCGTGCACAATTTCTACAAAAAATCACAGATGCTTATGATAAGAACCCGACAATTGATAATCTGCTATTAGATGATTATTTCAAAGATATTGCGGAAAAATATCAACAATCTGTACGAGACGTTATTGCTGTAGCTGTGCAAGCAGGAGTTCCTGTGCCAGCCCTTTCCTCAGCGATTGCTTATTTTGATTCTTATCGGGCAGAAAAATTACCTGCTAATCTGATTCAAGCTCAACGCGATTACTTTGGTGCTCATACGTATGAACGAGTAGACAAAGAAGGAATCTTCCACTACTCTTGGTATGATGAACAATAA
- a CDS encoding DUF177 domain-containing protein, translating to MKWSLAELRKYQETPLQFNETLNLKNELMNRDKQILDLTPVGVEGLVVVEENDYILHYTVATTITLPSSRSLEPVVLPMNFSVDEVFMTPEQYEQLDESVQAEEILLLEKQQLDLSDSVADNILLEIPVQVLTEEEKQSGTMPSGEDWAVISEDEYNKQKEAEKEEAIDPRLADLSLILEDLKEDET from the coding sequence ATGAAATGGTCTTTAGCAGAATTAAGAAAATACCAAGAAACACCGCTGCAGTTTAATGAGACACTTAACCTTAAAAACGAATTAATGAATCGAGACAAACAAATTTTAGATCTCACGCCTGTGGGTGTCGAAGGTTTGGTTGTGGTAGAAGAGAATGACTATATTTTACACTATACGGTTGCAACAACTATCACTTTACCATCGTCTCGTTCACTTGAACCTGTAGTATTACCGATGAATTTCTCAGTAGATGAAGTGTTTATGACACCAGAGCAATATGAACAGTTAGACGAATCAGTTCAAGCTGAAGAAATTTTGCTACTAGAAAAGCAACAGCTGGATTTAAGTGATTCAGTTGCTGATAATATTTTACTTGAAATTCCTGTACAAGTGCTCACTGAAGAAGAAAAACAATCCGGTACGATGCCTTCTGGTGAAGACTGGGCTGTAATTTCAGAAGATGAGTACAATAAACAAAAAGAAGCGGAAAAAGAGGAAGCAATTGATCCTCGCCTGGCAGATTTATCCTTAATTTTAGAAGATTTAAAAGAGGATGAAACGTAA
- a CDS encoding HAMP domain-containing sensor histidine kinase, producing MVKRKNTERKELRKPTLTMKWAFASSFFIFIVITVFAVITYKTAVNLMIEREQQDAEQTTYEAVSHLADANQQLDKETSYKNLVEFPDINQDLTEENEDSATVVSELGQPNLSLYVYDLQENLVFRTGEQELALRSQEAKEPTIITNEEKPGFLLIQPVYSKETREKIGYAQAFYELSSFYNIRNRLLMTLIVLEVLFLLVSSALGYLLSAHLLKPLKTLRNTMESIQKDPQSTIHAPEPKSQDELADLSDIFNNMLDRMRSYTEQQEQFVEDVSHELRTPVAVIEGHLNMLKRWGKDDPEILEESIDASVQEISRMKTLVQEMLDLSRAEQVDIYYKNETAPAREIVYQVFNNFKMLYPEFRFTIDDDLQEEKTVQIYRDHFEQILIIIMDNAIKYSTERKEVHLSISSNQQELELAIQDFGEGITQENINKIFHRFYRVDKARARTKGGNGLGLSIVKKLLDSYKGQIMAESSLGQGTIFRVSLPLVQDDISQK from the coding sequence ATCGTGAAAAGAAAAAATACAGAAAGAAAAGAACTTAGAAAACCCACTTTAACAATGAAATGGGCTTTTGCGAGTTCTTTCTTTATATTTATCGTTATTACTGTTTTTGCCGTTATTACATATAAAACAGCAGTAAATCTTATGATAGAAAGAGAGCAACAGGATGCAGAACAGACAACTTATGAAGCTGTTTCGCACTTAGCTGATGCTAACCAACAACTAGACAAAGAAACTTCCTATAAAAATTTGGTTGAATTTCCTGATATAAATCAAGATCTAACAGAAGAAAATGAAGATAGCGCTACTGTTGTTTCTGAATTAGGTCAGCCCAATTTAAGTTTGTATGTTTATGATTTACAAGAAAATTTAGTTTTTAGAACGGGTGAACAAGAGTTAGCTTTACGCTCACAAGAAGCAAAGGAACCTACAATTATAACAAATGAAGAAAAGCCAGGATTTCTGCTTATTCAACCTGTTTATTCAAAAGAGACAAGAGAAAAAATTGGTTATGCCCAGGCTTTTTATGAGCTATCTTCATTTTATAACATTCGAAACCGTCTGCTGATGACTTTGATTGTGTTAGAAGTTTTGTTTTTGCTTGTAAGTAGTGCTCTGGGCTATTTATTGTCCGCTCATTTATTGAAGCCTTTAAAAACATTGCGCAATACCATGGAAAGTATACAAAAAGATCCGCAATCGACTATTCACGCACCTGAACCAAAGAGTCAGGATGAACTGGCCGATTTATCTGATATCTTTAACAACATGTTGGATCGGATGCGTTCTTATACTGAACAACAAGAACAATTTGTTGAAGATGTATCACATGAACTGCGTACACCCGTAGCTGTTATAGAAGGACATTTAAATATGTTGAAACGTTGGGGCAAAGATGACCCAGAAATTTTAGAAGAATCTATTGATGCAAGTGTACAAGAAATTAGTCGAATGAAAACGCTGGTCCAAGAGATGTTGGATCTTTCACGTGCTGAACAAGTTGACATTTATTATAAAAATGAAACAGCACCAGCCAGAGAGATTGTTTACCAAGTGTTTAATAACTTTAAAATGTTGTATCCTGAATTTAGATTTACCATCGATGATGATTTACAGGAAGAAAAGACGGTGCAAATTTACCGCGATCATTTCGAACAAATTTTAATTATTATTATGGATAATGCGATAAAGTATTCTACTGAGCGCAAGGAAGTACACCTTTCTATTTCTAGCAATCAACAAGAACTTGAGTTAGCGATTCAAGACTTTGGCGAAGGCATCACTCAAGAAAATATCAATAAGATTTTTCATCGTTTCTATCGGGTAGACAAAGCTAGAGCTCGGACTAAAGGCGGTAATGGCTTAGGCTTGTCGATTGTAAAGA
- a CDS encoding response regulator transcription factor — translation MSGILIIEDEKNLARFVELELKHEGYDTEVHYNGRTGLDAALNSDWDAILLDLMLPELNGLEICRRVRQIKNTPIIMMTARDSVIDRVSGLDHGADDYIVKPFAIEELLARLRALLRRVDIEGDKNSGKQTTLNYRDLVIEKENRVVRRGSEVIELTKREYELLLTLMENVNVVLARDVLLKKVWGYQTEIETNVVDVYIRYLRNKIDIPGEESYIQTVRGTGYVMRS, via the coding sequence ATGAGCGGCATTCTAATAATTGAAGACGAGAAAAATTTAGCTCGATTTGTAGAATTAGAATTAAAGCATGAAGGCTATGATACCGAGGTCCATTATAATGGACGAACTGGCTTAGATGCGGCATTAAATAGTGATTGGGACGCAATTTTGTTAGATTTGATGTTACCAGAGTTAAATGGTTTAGAGATATGTCGCAGGGTTCGTCAAATTAAAAATACGCCAATTATTATGATGACCGCTCGCGATTCGGTGATTGATCGTGTTTCTGGGTTGGATCATGGCGCTGATGATTATATTGTCAAACCATTTGCAATTGAAGAACTTTTGGCACGTTTGCGCGCATTGTTACGACGCGTTGATATTGAAGGAGATAAAAATTCAGGCAAACAAACGACGCTTAATTATCGTGACTTAGTGATAGAAAAAGAAAACCGAGTAGTAAGACGCGGTTCAGAAGTCATTGAACTAACCAAACGTGAGTATGAACTTTTACTAACTTTAATGGAAAATGTAAATGTGGTCTTAGCAAGAGATGTTTTACTAAAAAAAGTTTGGGGATATCAAACAGAAATTGAAACCAACGTTGTTGATGTTTATATTCGTTATTTGCGTAATAAAATAGACATCCCAGGAGAAGAAAGTTATATACAAACAGTACGTGGTACGGGATACGTGATGCGATCGTGA